CCGCAGTCACGGCGATGTCCCCTCCCCAGGGCGACTTGTTGTAGTCCTCGGGACGGCGGGCCTTCCAGGCGTCCTGGACGTCGGTGAGCGAAGGGGACTGACCCTGGGCCGAGTAGAGGGTCTCCACGACGGCCTGGAGGCTGCCGAGGCGCTGGCGCATGGCCGCGTCGCCGGCGTTGTCGCGCGTCTGGTTGTAGAAGACGGTGACCGAGGCGGCGATGATGATGCCAATGCCGAGGGCCAGGCCGATCTCGAGGAGGGTGAAGCCTCCTTGCGAGGAACGACCTGCCGGATCGGCGGGGCGCGTTGCCGGTTTCACTTGCGGTGCTCCTTTGGCCTTCAAGCTAGCTTCTAGCAGTATACCAAGCCTGGCTGCGGTCATAACTCGGCTGAGCGCTG
The DNA window shown above is from Pantanalinema sp. and carries:
- a CDS encoding type II secretion system protein, which gives rise to MKPATRPADPAGRSSQGGFTLLEIGLALGIGIIIAASVTVFYNQTRDNAGDAAMRQRLGSLQAVVETLYSAQGQSPSLTDVQDAWKARRPEDYNKSPWGGDIAVTAASAGAVPVLGDLQSGGDVNVDLDAKGVIPYGQESRMTAGGLYYYRLTDSQGPNASATGSVWDQTRKMQVPITGYGLAGLKSANKHYMVTSGR